The nucleotide sequence CGATGTAATCCGTCACCCCGAACCGACGCGCCATGGGCTCTCGTCGCGGATTCGTGTCGATGCCGATGATCCGTGATGCGCCGGCCAGTCTCGCGCCCTGCACCACATTGAGGCCAATGCCTCCCAGGCCGAAAATGGCGGCCGTTGCACCCGCTTCCATCCTTGCCGTGTACCGTACGGCCCCGACGCCGGTGCTCACCCCGCAGCCCACATAACAGGCAATATCAAACGGAATTTCCTTGGGAATGCGGGCTACATTGATGGCTTTGAGCACCATGTGATTGGCGAATGTGCCGAGTCCGGCGTAGGCGGGAATGGGCTCTCCATCGAGGAGGAAATGTGAATCTCCCTTGCCGATGGTCGGAAGAAAGACTGCGCAAAGATTGGTTTTGCCGGAAAGGCAGTTACGACATACGCCGCACTCTGCAATCGACAGCGGTATCACATGATCGCCAACCCGGAGGTCGGACACCGCGCGGCCACACTCTAGTACCACGCCAGCGCCCTCGTGACCCAGTACCACCGGAAACAGGTAAGGCGTACTGTTGCCGGTCATTTGATGCAGATCCGAGTGGCACAAGCCACTGGCCCGAATCTCGACCAATACCTCGTCCGGGCCGGGCGGCGTCAGCTGCAGTGTGCGCAACTGCAACGGTGCACCCGCCTCGATGCA is from Gammaproteobacteria bacterium and encodes:
- a CDS encoding zinc-binding dehydrogenase, with the protein product MRETRAAVCIEAGAPLQLRTLQLTPPGPDEVLVEIRASGLCHSDLHQMTGNSTPYLFPVVLGHEGAGVVLECGRAVSDLRVGDHVIPLSIAECGVCRNCLSGKTNLCAVFLPTIGKGDSHFLLDGEPIPAYAGLGTFANHMVLKAINVARIPKEIPFDIACYVGCGVSTGVGAVRYTARMEAGATAAIFGLGGIGLNVVQGARLAGASRIIGIDTNPRREPMARRFGVTDYIDPAQPGDDLVARLRAMTDGGVDYSFECVGSTDLMRQALDCTRPGWGVSVVVGIAPDGAELHADPFTLLLGRTWKGSFLGNVKTRSQLPRLLDEYLAGRLDLERLITHRLPLADINRGFELMRQGDCIRTVVIF